The Triticum aestivum cultivar Chinese Spring chromosome 3A, IWGSC CS RefSeq v2.1, whole genome shotgun sequence genome includes a region encoding these proteins:
- the LOC123060208 gene encoding thylakoid lumenal 17.9 kDa protein, chloroplastic: MRPPLASSSSSSIAAAAATAPSSSPSAPPATIRRALLLSTSPLTLAAVVPAVAQAAANPFSTPYSQSRTLQLGLDTKGKIRTCPSANPGCVCTNPTVGASSSVASPLIIPESTSADAAAQLLRQAILKTQKNVSFNIDQQTPHGHYIQAEVDGGFGRDVMEFLVKKDAGVVAYRCVATKVTFVYPFTTAIGDSRGQEQRVAAVAQELGWYAPDIRSSVDDVAT, from the exons ATGAGGCCGCCGCtggcgtcgtcttcttcttcttccattgctGCCGCCGCTGCAAcggctccctcctcctccccctctgctCCTCCGGCCACAATCAGGAGAGCACTGCTCTTGTCCACCTCACCCCTCACGCTCGCTGCCGTCGTTCCTGCAGTAGCGCAGGCCGCCGCCAACCCCTTCTCCACGCCCTACTCCCAGTCCCGGACACTGCAGCTCGGCCTCGACACCAAAGG gAAGATTCGGACATGCCCCTCCGCCAATCCCGGGTGCGTCTGCACCAACCCCACCGTCGGCGCCTCCTCCTCCGTCGCCTCCCCGCTCATCATCCCGGAGTCCACCTCCGCCGACGCTGCCGCTCAG TTGTTGCGGCAAGCCATCCTCAAGACGCAGAAGAATGTCAGCTTCAACATTGATCAGCAAACTCCCCACG GCCACTACATCCAGGCGGAGGTGGACGGCGGCTTCGGCCGGGACGTGATGGAGTTCCTTGTGAAGAAGGACGCCGGCGTGGTGGCCTACCGCTGCGTCGCCACCAAGGTCACCTTCGTCTACCCCTTCACCACCGCCATCGGTGACTCGCGGGGCCAGGAGCAGAGGGTCGCCGCCGTCGCGCAGGAGCTCGGCTGGTACGCGCCCGACATAAGATCCTCCGTCGACGACGTTGCTACATAA